The Symphalangus syndactylus isolate Jambi chromosome 11, NHGRI_mSymSyn1-v2.1_pri, whole genome shotgun sequence genome contains a region encoding:
- the CALB2 gene encoding calretinin isoform X2 — translation MAGPQQQPPYLHLAELTASQFLEIWKHFDADGNGYIEGKELENFFQELEKARKGSGMMSKSDNFGEKMKEFMQKYDKNSDGKIEMAELAQILPTEENFLLCFRQHVGSSAEFMEAWRKYDTDRSGYIEANELKGFLSDLLKKANRPYNEAKLQEYTQTILRMFDLNGDGKLGLSEMSRMEAATLMSMSWMPF, via the exons ATGGCTGGCCCGCAGCAGCAGCCCCCTTACCTGCACCTGGCCGAGCTGACGGCGTCCCAGTTCCTGGAAATATGGAAGCACTTTGACGCAGACG gAAATGGGTATATTGAAGGTAAGGAGCTAGAAAACTTTTTCCAAGAGCTGGAGAAGGCAAGAAAAGGCTCTGGCATG ATGTCAAAGAGTGACAACTTTGGAGAAAAGATGAAGGAGTTCATGCAGAAGTATGACAAAAACTCAGATGGGAAAATCGAGATGGCAGAG CTGGCGCAGATCCTGCCAACCGAAGAGAACTTCCTTCTGTGCTTCAGGCAGCACGTGGGCTCCAGCGCCGAGTTTATGGAG GCTTGGCGGAAGTACGACACAGACAGGAGTGGCTACATCGAAGCCAATGAGCTCAAG GGATTCCTGTCAGACCTGCTGAAGAAGGCGAACCGGCCGTACAATGAGGCCAAGCTCCAGGAATACACCCAAACCATA CTACGGATGTTTGACTTGAACGGGGATGGCAAATTGGGCCTCTCAGAGATGTCCCG